Genomic DNA from Spirochaeta isovalerica:
GGATTAAAGGTTTCTCAAGCTTTGCAAAAACACGTATGTATTCGCTAAGCAATAGCTTTTCCTCAATCATTTATCTGATATCCAATAGGTGTAACTACGTTGGATTCCATAAAATCATCCAGGTCTTTTTCCAGGAAGAGAACTCTCCGGCCAGTCTTGTAAAACTTTAACTTCCTCGCTGAGA
This window encodes:
- a CDS encoding helix-turn-helix domain-containing protein, translating into MGTPSYIYQLVSARKLKFYKTGRRVLFLEKDLDDFMESNVVTPIGYQIND